From Thermogladius calderae 1633, a single genomic window includes:
- a CDS encoding 50S ribosomal protein L6 encodes MVKMIHYSSTVEVPEGVSVQVDGMRVKVRGPLGELERDFSHARGIVIRVEDGKVIVEGFYVDRKKKALVGTIAAHISNMITGVTKGFTYKLKIIYSHFPITVQVDEKNRVVRIKNFLGEKADRIAEIFGEKVKVKVSGEDIIVTGIDIEEVGQTAANIERATRIKDLDRRIFADGIYIYERGVGIEK; translated from the coding sequence ATGGTCAAAATGATACACTATAGTTCGACAGTTGAAGTGCCAGAAGGGGTAAGTGTTCAGGTAGACGGGATGAGGGTCAAGGTAAGAGGTCCTCTCGGCGAGCTAGAGAGAGACTTTAGCCACGCGAGGGGTATTGTCATCAGGGTTGAGGACGGCAAAGTAATCGTAGAAGGCTTTTACGTGGACAGAAAGAAAAAGGCGCTCGTCGGCACTATTGCGGCGCATATCAGCAACATGATCACAGGTGTCACAAAGGGCTTCACGTATAAGCTGAAGATAATCTACTCGCACTTCCCAATAACCGTACAGGTAGACGAGAAAAACCGCGTTGTCAGGATAAAGAACTTCCTCGGCGAGAAGGCTGACAGAATTGCTGAAATCTTCGGTGAGAAGGTGAAAGTAAAGGTGTCAGGCGAAGACATAATAGTTACAGGTATAGACATAGAGGAGGTTGGGCAGACAGCAGCCAATATAGAAAGGGCTACTAGGATCAAGGACTTAGACCGGAGGATATTTGCTGACGGGATCTACATATACGAGCGGGGTGTGGGGATTGAAAAGTAG
- a CDS encoding 30S ribosomal protein S14 — translation MGKYRPPKERSYGKGSRRCQRCGARDAVIQAYGLYLCRQCFRELAYSIGFKKYG, via the coding sequence GTGGGGAAGTACAGGCCACCTAAGGAGAGGAGCTACGGGAAGGGGAGTAGAAGGTGCCAGAGGTGCGGGGCGAGAGACGCTGTGATACAGGCCTACGGCCTCTACTTGTGCAGGCAGTGCTTCAGAGAACTAGCCTACTCGATAGGGTTCAAAAAATATGGTTAA
- a CDS encoding 50S ribosomal protein L32e, whose translation MWGLKSRIERLLELRRKIKEKKPEFLRYLWWKKPKFENDLKWRKPKGIDNKVRRKLKGYPPLVSVGYGGPAEVRGYHPSGLIPVTVSNVDEIDKLDPSKNIIYISATTGLKKKIEIYRAAVAKGFKVANPPAVAEGMR comes from the coding sequence GTGTGGGGATTGAAAAGTAGAATAGAACGCTTACTCGAGTTGAGAAGGAAGATCAAGGAGAAGAAGCCAGAGTTCCTCAGGTATCTCTGGTGGAAGAAACCGAAGTTCGAGAACGACCTAAAGTGGCGCAAGCCTAAGGGTATCGACAACAAGGTCAGGAGGAAGTTGAAGGGATACCCGCCGCTGGTGTCGGTGGGTTACGGTGGTCCAGCTGAAGTAAGAGGGTACCATCCTTCGGGGTTAATACCAGTAACAGTTTCGAATGTGGACGAGATCGATAAACTAGACCCTTCGAAGAACATCATATATATTAGCGCGACTACGGGATTGAAGAAGAAGATTGAGATATACAGGGCAGCGGTAGCAAAAGGCTTTAAGGTAGCAAACCCGCCGGCGGTGGCCGAGGGGATGCGGTAA
- a CDS encoding 50S ribosomal protein L5, whose product MSTGLAVDEEKILSKWNSNPMLKPRIVKVTVNISVGSETERLGKAIKVLEELTGAKPVPRRAKRSIRDFGIRKGENIAAIVTLRGGEAIDFLRKAFEAVGYRLKESSFDDYGNVCFGIKEHIHIPGVKYDPEVGIFGMDVCITIERPGYRVMRRRRVRKRRVPRRHRVSKEEAMVLLKRELGVEIVPE is encoded by the coding sequence ATGAGCACCGGGCTCGCCGTAGACGAAGAAAAGATTTTGTCAAAGTGGAACAGTAACCCCATGCTCAAGCCAAGGATAGTCAAAGTAACCGTCAACATCTCGGTCGGCTCGGAGACCGAGAGACTAGGCAAAGCCATAAAGGTTCTCGAAGAGTTGACGGGTGCGAAGCCTGTACCCCGGAGAGCGAAGAGGTCCATCAGGGACTTCGGTATCAGGAAAGGAGAGAACATAGCGGCGATCGTCACGCTACGGGGAGGAGAGGCCATAGACTTTCTTAGGAAAGCATTCGAGGCCGTAGGGTACAGGCTGAAGGAGTCCAGCTTCGACGACTACGGTAATGTTTGCTTCGGGATCAAAGAGCACATCCACATACCCGGCGTTAAGTACGACCCGGAGGTGGGCATCTTCGGAATGGACGTCTGTATCACAATTGAGAGACCGGGTTACAGGGTCATGAGGAGGAGAAGAGTTAGAAAAAGGAGAGTGCCCAGGAGACACAGGGTCTCGAAAGAGGAGGCGATGGTATTGCTTAAGCGAGAGCTCGGAGTCGAGATAGTCCCAGAGTAG
- a CDS encoding 50S ribosomal protein L19e: protein MVDLSLQKRLASEILGVGVSRVRVDPARVEDVADAITREEIKRLIKDGAIYAEPARGNTGYSSKVRREQRRKGRRRGHGKRKGVRTARTDEKEVWMSKIRKIRRYLRYLRDNKIIDRKTYRRLYRLAKGGFFKSFNSLRTYLIEHGYLKR from the coding sequence ATGGTGGACCTAAGCCTCCAGAAAAGACTTGCCTCGGAAATACTAGGTGTAGGGGTCTCGAGAGTTAGAGTCGACCCCGCTAGAGTAGAGGATGTAGCCGACGCCATTACGAGAGAGGAGATCAAGAGGCTCATCAAAGACGGGGCCATATACGCGGAGCCCGCACGCGGGAACACGGGTTATAGCAGTAAAGTTAGGCGTGAGCAGAGGAGGAAAGGTAGGAGAAGAGGGCATGGTAAGAGGAAAGGAGTCAGAACGGCGAGGACCGACGAGAAGGAGGTGTGGATGAGCAAGATCAGGAAGATCAGAAGGTATCTACGGTATCTCAGAGACAACAAGATCATAGACAGGAAGACGTACAGAAGGCTCTACAGGCTTGCTAAGGGTGGTTTCTTCAAGTCTTTCAACTCCCTCAGAACCTATCTAATCGAGCACGGGTACTTGAAGCGGTAG
- a CDS encoding 30S ribosomal protein S8 produces MVMMDTLANALAAIQNASMRSKSEVLIMPASKLILNVLKVLQKEGYIGEFEYIDDGRWGKIKVQLLGRINKIGVIKPRYSVTYRELSEFPDWLKRYLPAYNIGILIVSTSKGVMSHREAVEKHVGGILLAYVY; encoded by the coding sequence ATGGTGATGATGGACACGCTCGCTAACGCCCTCGCGGCAATACAGAACGCGTCGATGAGGTCGAAGAGCGAAGTGCTCATCATGCCCGCCTCCAAGCTCATACTCAACGTCTTGAAAGTCCTCCAGAAGGAGGGGTACATTGGCGAGTTCGAGTACATCGACGACGGGAGATGGGGTAAAATTAAGGTACAGCTACTCGGCAGGATTAACAAGATCGGTGTCATAAAGCCGAGGTACAGTGTGACATATAGGGAGCTATCAGAGTTCCCGGACTGGTTGAAGAGGTACCTCCCGGCGTACAACATAGGTATCTTGATAGTGAGCACGTCGAAGGGGGTCATGAGCCACAGGGAGGCGGTGGAGAAACACGTTGGTGGCATACTACTAGCGTACGTCTACTAG